From a single Phragmites australis chromosome 7, lpPhrAust1.1, whole genome shotgun sequence genomic region:
- the LOC133923625 gene encoding ethylene-responsive transcription factor ERF025-like produces MSEHGEPPSPRSSGKHPFYRGIRSRSSKWVSEIREPRKARRIWLGTFPTAEMAAVAYDVAARALRGPDAALNFPDLAASRPAPASTSADDIRAAAAEAAAALQQLPRGAAGRGIAPAAAGTARQQLGGSSAAAQQEGSSAASPYFMDEEALFETPQFLRNMAAGMMMSPPRLSPNSSDHSPDPSEAGESLWSYRDP; encoded by the coding sequence ATGTCTGAGCACGGCGAGCCGCCCTCGCCGCGGTCGTCGGGGAAGCACCCCTTCTACCGGGGCATCCGGAGCCGGAGCAGCAAGTGGGTTTCGGAAATCCGGGAGCCGAGGAAGGCGCGCCGCATCTGGCTCGGCACGTTCCCGACGGCCGAGATGGCCGCCGTGGCGTACGACGTGGCCGCCCGCGCGCTGCGCGGGCCCGACGCGGCGCTCAACTTCCCCGACCTAGCcgcctcgcgccccgcgcccgcgTCCACCTCCGCGGACGAcatccgcgccgccgccgcggaggcCGCCGCGGCACTGCAGCAGCTGCCTCGTGGCGCTGCCGGACGCGGCATTGCTCCCGCGGCCGCTGGAACAGCGCGGCAGCAGCTCGGCGGGAGCAGCGCGGCGGCGCAGCAGGAAGGCAGCAGCGCGGCGAGCCCATACTTCATGGACGAGGAGGCGCTCTTCGAGACGCCGCAGTTCCTTCGCAACATGGCTGCCGGGATGATGATGAGCCCCCCCAGGCTCAGCCCCAACTCGTCCGACCACTCGCCGGACCCGTCGGAGGCCGGGGAGAGCCTCTGGAGCTACCGTGATCCGTAG